In Mercenaria mercenaria strain notata chromosome 13, MADL_Memer_1, whole genome shotgun sequence, the DNA window TGGTCAACAAAAAAGATTGTGTAAACAATCAAGGCAAATTTTAATATATTAGTTTGTTTTGCGTATTTGCTCTTACTGACAGTTATCGTCGGTTTCTGTTTAGTGGTCCTTCCTTGCTTCAAGTTAAGACAAGGAAATGGAATAGTTTTTTCCATGAAACTAAATGAAGAGAGAACTGACAGACGAACGGGACGGACAAAGAAATTATGAACTCAACTGACTGGGGGTAATCATTAAAAAACATATTATAGAATCACACTTAGACTGTCAAAATACAATTCAGCTTTGACGACATTATATTATTTCTCATTCTTAAAACAACCTTAGCTAATATTACGTAGAAACATTTAAAATCCGCCTACATTTACGACTATGTGCGTTAATAAATCATTGATATTAAACTAAATGTCATGATTGCGTCTTTTATTTTTGCTTGTGAAATTGATCCTATATATTTTTTGTACTGAAGGTGCTCTTTCGCGAATGCTGGATGTGATGGAAAGCTTCGTCCAAATGTTACAACTGTACATCTACCTGTCAACGCCTCTTGTGTGGTAATATTCCTCATTAGGAATCACGTAGCAACACATCGTCCACATACAACAACTCCCGTAACACTGACAGCATTTGAAGTAAGAGAATGATCTAAATTTTCATTCAATGCAATACGTGTTTTAACGTTctaagatttttgtttttgtttttagaaatacagaatgaatacaaatatatgcTGCCATAAACATATTGTGTCAATTTTTAATCGTATCCTGAAATATTATTACAGTAATAACAATGGTGTTTGAATTTACAGTTGCTTGCTTTTCGATCaccttataaatattttgtatatgattatTACACAAAACGTTACAGGTAAAGGTAACTTGTCGAACCATTTGATGTTAGGCACATAATGAAGTTCTGATCTTGTCGAAATACTCAATACTGGGCAGTATTAAAAACGATGGGGTAGCGACATTTTAATTTCTAACGAAAACTGTCATGTAAATATCCAGTAGCCTGGTTTAGTTAATCCATTTACGAAATTTTGACTTGTATCAATGACTCtagattaataaaatatattttcaacaaaaaaccAGGCGTTACTCATTTTGAAATAAGAAATGAAGTTTAGAATAATTTGTCAACAAATAGTTACGGATAACTTTTTTCTGCATATCATATTAACCATATAATATGCATTTTATTTAGGACTTTAGGTATCTAGATGATGATAATTTTAGACGAGGGTGATTGTAACAATTAATCATTTGTCTTTTATGCCGAGTTTTGATTTTCCAGGAACATTTCTACAATGCAGCAATTCATGGAATCGACGATCTTTTGATTAAAGCAAATGCATCTGGAGCAACCATAGATGTACAGAAAAAGATTTTCTCTGTACAAGATCACAACCAAAAGCGATACCTGCGAAGTGACAAATGTTGGGCATACTCTCTTGACTTAACCCCGATATCTCCGTGGAATAGCATGGGCCACACACGAAAAGCGGGAACTTTGATAAGCCCACGCCATGCTCTATGGGCCAGACATTACAGTATGAAGGTAAATACCACTCTTCGATTTGTTGACAAGAACAACAATGTTGTAGACAGGTGTATCGTCAAAACGAGCTTAATTCCAACCCACGGACACCCGTATCTACGAGGATATGACATAGTTGTTGGTGAACTAGATCGGGATGTTCCGTCAACAATATCCTTTGCAAAGGTGTTGCCTAGAAATTTGACGACCATACGTCCTGGACGTGTTCACATTCCAGTATTTGATACCGACTTTGAGGAAAAGGCGCTTGTTGCTAATCTTAACTACGAGAGCAGTAATATGATTTGGCTTGGTACACCGTCGCATTCTTCTATTCGCTATCCATTTTTTGAGACGAAAATTAAGGGTGACAGCGGCAATCCAGTGTTTCTAGTTGTAGACAGTGAACTAGTGCTACTGTTTGTATTTACCTACGGTGGAAGCGGTGGTGGAACATCAATCACTTACCATTATGACGCGGTCAATGACATCATGAAGCGTTGGGGCACAGGGTACCAGCTCACAGAAGTTGACTTGACAAAATACCTCGACACGGGGAACCAAATTCCTAATATTATTGGATAAATCCAAACTCAAATTAATATCCACCATATCTACATATGAAGTTCAATACctgaataaaattattaaatataactAGCTAATGTTCAgctcaaaataatttaattgtatctTGAAAGAACGCTTATAAATGTTCAGTTCAAAGAACGATAATCTTTTGAATATCCAACTTTCAGTTTCCCAGTTAATTAATCGACATTATTGCTTTTGATGCATtgtataaaaagaataaattcgATTAATTTGTTATTTACAAAATGGTAATTTCGATTTTGCGTCAGtggcaaaagtttttttttttttacattttccttCTCAATGATGAAATAACTTCATAAGCTTAGATTTTTGCGCTGTATCAGAAACATTTAGAGTTATTTTGGATTATCTTTAATAAGAAGCATATAATTTTACGCTCAGACAACGGCTACTCTTTAAGTTATAATGAAATTGGCAAGATAGAAAACGACTGTTCTGGTAACTGTCTCTTGGACCATTTTTCTGCTATATTTAAGCAATAGTACATTATCCAGGATGATAATGAAAGTCCCGGCTGccaatagaaaataaaatctcATGAAAGATATTGTTAAGCTGCTATCTCAATTCAAAAATGACGGGGGTTTTGCAGCAAAATAAGTACATTGTTGCACACGTGTATGCCGCTGTGCACGCTAAATAAGTTTGTAGAAAATGTATTATTGAACGTTCTCATATTCAGTAAATATTAGGTGTCATTTTAATCGTTCAAGCTCCAAAGAATACATAGCAGTGCCTGCATACACTTGGTTACAAGCCCAGAAGTTCTTGTAAGGAAAGATTGCCTTTATCCACAAAAGGCACTATATATTAGCGTCCCAATATGTGGTTTGATGCCAAAAATATATAATTCGGCAGCagacatttttcataaaacattgaaATGAGAAAGCTGGGTATTGCCGAGATGCTTGTTGAGGTATCAGTGAAGGAATAAACAGGTTTAAAATATAGGATGACCACACCTGTGAAATGCTCGTGCGTTAAATTTATTAATAGTATCACGCTATATTATATGGACTGACTAaataactaaaaagaaaaatacaagaatCTAAACCGCCATAAACATATAGACATgaaagatcatttttcttgtctAACATGTTCAAAGTAGATTGTGAATACAAATAGATTtggatatttctttttattaatatatattttatgatgttatactAGTATCAGAGCTGTATGACGTGACTCAAGTGCACGCTATTTCAGACAAGAGTTTTCTCTGGATATCTGTCACAGGCACGTGATCGGACAGGTCAATAATTTCCTCGCTAGGTAGTCAGGAATATATAGCCATGTAGGCGTGCTATAAACTATTGCTAATtcatttctcaagagaacatttACTTTGTTGATTATTGCTTCTAACTTGCTTTCAGTCTGTAATTTTCTGATCTCACAAGTTGGTCTTGCGTTTCGTTATCAGTTGTCATACATGTAGTCCCCAAACTAAGATGAAAATGTTTGGTCAAAAGTTAATGTTTAGTTATTCAAAACTGGGACAAGTAAATACTATGTGAAACTCAACTCTTTGAACTGTAACATGTTGGCAACAATATTAGGTAAAAGTAGACTGTCTAGTTTGGTTTTactgatttgatacagacttcatATCGTAATTACATCTGAGTCGATTTGATATCATGTGTATATAAtgcaatttgtttttcaaatgccATAATTGTACTGGGAGTTTAAATTACAGGAAAAGATAAATGTAAACCGACGAAGAACGAGAGCTCGAGTACTGAAAATATGTTGATGAAGAGCAATTTTGATAAACTGTAGCTAATGATTTTGATTTTACCGAATCCAGTCCGATGTAAAAGTGAAAACTCATATAGGTTGCACATGAAAGATATATGCCGCTGGTTAgattttttcagctttcacaaactCTACCGTATCCGACTCAACGCAAGTAGGAACCGTAAACGATATTAAACGCCATAGTAATATCGGGCTTCTATGACTtacgttttttaaatatatctttgtattaagatTGTAATCTTCAATTTGAGGAGCTTCACTGACGATTCAGTTCATTGTTTAAGGCAGGATGACGGCATCAGTTTGgagtaaaatttaaaatcttcAGCGAAAATGTTTCTGTACGTggcaaatgaaaaatatatggaaCTGGGaaatttctttcagctttcacagaacTCAGTAGGACTCAACACAAATGAGAATCTCACACAATATTACAAGTCTAAGTAATATCTTGCTTCTATGACATAAGTTTGTGTTCTAATCAAGCATTGAATAAATATCTGTATATTAAGCTTCGATCTACAATTTGAGGAGCTTCACAGCTAAATCGGTTTAGCAGTTAGTGTAGGATGACGGTATAATTTTGGAGTAAAAATTGGAATTTCACAAAGCAAAAGTTAATAAGCAAGGCCTGTGAAATATATTTGGCGCTAGTTGAATAGTTTCAGCAGTCACAGAAAGTCCATATACGACTCAACGCAAGTGAGGGCCTAACATGATgatacaagccttagtaatatcggGATACTATGACTTAAGTGTATGTCCCTCTCTATCATTGTAAACATATATGTGTTTTAAGCTTATGTTCTGAAATTTGAGGGGTTCACTGCCGAATAGTTATAATGTATAGGGGAGGATGACGgcatcatttttttcagctttcacagaattcgtccgtatacgactcaacgcaagTAGGAACCACACACGATATTACAAGCGTGAGTAATATCGGGCTACCATGACTGTCTTTatcatttgaaatacatgtatatcttagtATTTAGACTGAGGGACTTCACGGCCTATTGAGTTCATTGGAAATGGGATGATGACGGAATCAATTTAGAGCGAAATTTTGTATTTACAGCGCAAATGttactatacgttgcatatgaaaaatatatagtaCTTGGTAATTTCTTCCACAATACTACAAGCCTTAGTGATATCGGGCAACTATGGCCTAAGCTTTTGTCCATCTCTGgcattgaaaatataatatggTTATCATAACATTAGCTCGATCTTGGAGGCTGTATTCGGCTCGGCtagatttttgccagatcggatctcacgtgGCGTGCAAGCGCCGAGTaagatccgaccttgcaaaatccacaagagccgaaAACAAAATCCCAGATTTAGCAACTGTTATAGTGACCCTTATtttatacctctacctttttatttgttgttttgttattgaacgaattCTTCAATgattatcgatattaaaatgaaactaagtgaaacttttatgtgcgctatttataaaaCTGTGTCAGATCATGCACATTAATGAAAGTAGGCCGGCAGCATGCGACACAAAAGGTACAATAGGGATTATTTTTCTGCCTGTTTATATTTAACTCTGAAATACAATCCGATTTTTTACTGCCGAGTTGGATTAGTGGTACGAGCAGGATGACGGTATCAGTTTTGGagtgaaattgatattttacatagcACAAGTTAATATTCTTGCTATGAAATATAACTGGCGCTGGTTGTCACAGAAATCATCCATATACGACTTAACGCGAGTGAGAACCTCACATGATGTTACTGGTCTAAGTAATATTGGGCTATTATGACGTtagtgtttgtccctctctagaattgaaaacaaaaaggtGTATTAAGCTTTTGATGTATAATTTGAGAGGCTTCCCTGTCGGATCGGGATATTGTTTAGGAGAAGACGACGGTATCCATTTGTAGTAACTAATTATTacttacagagcaaatgttactataggttgcatatgaaagatATATGGCACTGGCTATTTTTTAAGCTTTCACAAAACTCGTCCGTATACGATTCAAAGCAAGAAGGAACCGCACACGATATTTCAAGCCTTTGTAATATCGGGTTATTATGATTTATATGTTGTCCCTGTCTATCATTTAAATTATATCTTTATATCAATATTGTGATTTACAATTTGTGGAACTTCACTGCCGATTCAGTTTATTGGTTAGGGCaggatgacggtatcaatttggaataaaatttgatatttacagagcaatttttactatacgttgcatatgaaaatatCTGGTACTGGGTTATTTCATTAATGTTTAAAATCTCATCCGTATAGGACACAACGCTCATACGATATTTCAAGAATTAGTAATATCTTGCTTCTATGACCtatgtttttttatgaaagtaTATCTGTTTATTATAAGCTTTTGGTCTACCATTTAAGGGGCTTTACAGCCGAATCGGATCATTAGTTAGGGTAGGATGACGGTATAAATTTGGAGTTAAAATTGAAATTCGATAAAGCTAAAGGTAATATGTAAggtcgtgaaatatatttggcGCTGGTTGAATAGTTTCAGCAGTAACAGAAATCATCCATATACGACTCAACGCAAGTGAGAACCTCTCATGATGTTACGAGTCTAAGTAATATCGACCTTCTATGATTTAAGCGTTTGTCCCGCTCTAGCAATGTGAACATTATATGTGTTTTAAGCTTGATATGATTTATAATTTGGAAACTTCAATGCCAAATCAGTAAAGAGTTTAGgggtatcaatttggagtaacaaataattttacaaagaaaatattactATAGTATGTATATTGCACTGTTTTTTTTCACGCTTTTACAAAACTCTTCCGTATACGACTCCACGTACGAAGGAACCGATTaaagtcttctaggtagagaaaTGTCTTCAAGACCATTGTTGTATTTATTCGTCGTAGAACAAACGAACCAAAATTGCACACATAAAAACctatatgaaaaattaaaagagaaccatttaaattgttaaaatgtttagttttgatatttgtaaaaatttaggTAGATAATAGAATAACACAAATCATATTAAAACATCATAAACGTCTTAGTACTATTCGCCGGTCatctatttttaaagatattttttgtatgTCATGACCGTGGGTTAAATGTTTCACTATTTTTTCTTACTCCCGATATATTAATATCTATTGCAACTGACCTACCTACCCCTGTGCAGGCATTAATATAgacatgtttttgttaaaatgtggCCAGTTAATATCTCTATAAGGCGGACAAATTTCCGCGAAATAACGTGACGTTTACAGCATGCACtggcgtagttacttgaaaatttCAATGTCATACCTCTCTCCGTTCAAATTTTGCTGTAACTTTAGTAACATTGCTGTTAGAAAACAACATCGGCATGACGTCCACATGTGACATCGGGTTACGGAGTGTCGTAGGCCTTCCGAAAGAAGCGACCAAATGCAGATCTGGACTGTATTATTCTACACTAGGACAATCCACCGGCTCATTGAGCGGCATCAACACAGCTTGAGATCAGCGTCTTTGAATTCGAGTTGTTAGAGCATCCGCCCTACAGACCTGATCTGGCTCCACGGACTTTTCTGGATATCAAGCCCAGTTACGCGGCCAACGCTGTCGACCTCTGACCTTATGCAAACCACACAGATAATTGTTTCTAGTCTTGACAAAGAGTGGTACGTGTAAACATCAAAGAAATGGATCAGCAGACACCGGAAATGTGTAAACACCGGCGGAGATTATGTTGAAAAAGCGGTCAGGGAACTTGTAACGTTTTGTTAACGTCATCGACATCGTATGTGCTCCGGGAGCTCCGTGATGGGTGACTTCTGTACATCCGTTTACGGATTCATGTTTATTGTAATCTTTTGAATCTTATACATTTATGTTTcgaaatattaaa includes these proteins:
- the LOC123529480 gene encoding uncharacterized protein LOC123529480: MGTLYCLISIFFLTLFVGLGASVNVYYIPDTCIPLLRDRCSNLTRTVLCYDGQVFDDWCSFANAGCDGKLRPNVTTVHLPVNASCVVIFLIRNHVATHRPHTTTPVTLTAFEEHFYNAAIHGIDDLLIKANASGATIDVQKKIFSVQDHNQKRYLRSDKCWAYSLDLTPISPWNSMGHTRKAGTLISPRHALWARHYSMKVNTTLRFVDKNNNVVDRCIVKTSLIPTHGHPYLRGYDIVVGELDRDVPSTISFAKVLPRNLTTIRPGRVHIPVFDTDFEEKALVANLNYESSNMIWLGTPSHSSIRYPFFETKIKGDSGNPVFLVVDSELVLLFVFTYGGSGGGTSITYHYDAVNDIMKRWGTGYQLTEVDLTKYLDTGNQIPNIIG